One genomic region from Candidatus Chlorobium masyuteum encodes:
- the thiL gene encoding thiamine-phosphate kinase, producing the protein MPYKAIRDIGEFGLIDKIAALAEPTLQAVPELLKGIGDDCAIYQPSGKLLQVATTDLLVEQVHFDLLTTPLKHLGSKAISVNVSDVCAMNAFPRFALVSIAIPPSFSTEMVEELYKGMSHAAKEYGLAIAGGDTSSSRSGLIISVTIMGEVEPEKLTKRNGAKPGELICVTGSLGGAAAGLKLLMREKAIMLEHFENNEPYNKSVMADLKEYSEAIQCQLLPTARLDIVRFLHSRNIRPTSMIDISDGLSGELHHICSQSNTGALIHESRIPITPSTRRIADELQDDAITWALTGGEEYQLLFTIPKEEYELIDDYKEISVIGEMTDIDTGLFLSDIYGMRIDLASIRGFDHFEA; encoded by the coding sequence ATGCCATATAAAGCCATCCGGGATATCGGGGAGTTCGGTCTGATCGACAAAATTGCCGCCCTCGCAGAACCAACCCTTCAAGCGGTACCTGAACTGCTGAAAGGCATCGGTGATGACTGTGCAATCTATCAACCCTCCGGAAAACTCCTTCAGGTCGCAACAACCGATCTGCTTGTCGAACAGGTACACTTCGATCTTTTGACAACACCGCTTAAACATCTTGGAAGCAAAGCCATAAGCGTCAATGTCTCCGATGTCTGCGCCATGAATGCCTTTCCCCGCTTCGCGCTTGTCTCCATTGCCATCCCTCCCTCATTTTCAACAGAGATGGTTGAGGAGCTTTACAAGGGAATGAGCCATGCGGCAAAAGAGTACGGCCTTGCCATCGCCGGTGGAGACACCTCTTCATCCCGATCTGGGCTGATCATCTCCGTCACGATAATGGGGGAGGTAGAACCGGAAAAGCTCACAAAGAGAAACGGAGCCAAACCCGGAGAGCTGATCTGCGTTACCGGCTCACTCGGGGGTGCCGCTGCCGGTCTCAAGCTCCTCATGCGTGAAAAAGCCATCATGCTTGAACATTTTGAAAACAATGAACCGTATAACAAAAGCGTTATGGCCGACCTGAAGGAGTACAGTGAAGCCATACAGTGCCAGCTGCTCCCCACGGCCCGTCTCGATATCGTAAGATTCCTGCACTCAAGAAACATCCGGCCAACATCGATGATCGATATTTCCGACGGACTCTCCGGGGAACTGCACCACATCTGCAGCCAGTCAAACACCGGAGCGCTGATTCATGAAAGCCGTATACCAATCACACCCTCAACGCGAAGGATTGCCGATGAGCTCCAGGATGATGCCATCACATGGGCACTGACAGGAGGAGAGGAGTATCAGCTGCTCTTTACCATCCCGAAAGAGGAGTACGAACTCATTGATGACTACAAGGAGATATCGGTAATCGGTGAAATGACCGATATAGATACCGGTCTGTTTCTATCGGATATTTACGGCATGAGGATTGATCTTGCCTCGATCAGGGGCTTTGATCATTTCGAAGCCTGA
- the ftsY gene encoding signal recognition particle-docking protein FtsY, which produces MGFFDKFKLSKLTEGLGKTRDTLRDKLSVITQGKTEIDEEFLEELEIILVAADVGVETTLGIVDAITERAKQETYRSETELNNMLMEEIQQLLQESGVDHPVDFDAPLPAKPYVILIVGVNGAGKTTSVAKLAHNYDKAGKKVIIAAADTFRAAAYEQLQIWADRAGVPMIGQGQGSDPASVVYDAVSAAVARNADVVLVDTAGRLHNKSHLMEELAKIMRVAKKKIPEAPHEVLLVLDGTTGQNAVQQAREFTKFVKVTGLVVTKLDGTSKGGIVLTISRELGLPVKYIGVGEKIDDLQLFDRAEFVGALLGRTSH; this is translated from the coding sequence ATGGGTTTTTTTGACAAGTTCAAATTATCAAAACTGACGGAAGGGCTCGGAAAAACCCGCGATACCCTTCGGGACAAGCTTTCGGTTATCACACAGGGGAAAACGGAGATAGATGAGGAGTTTCTCGAAGAGCTTGAAATAATTCTTGTCGCGGCTGATGTCGGTGTAGAAACAACACTCGGGATCGTTGATGCTATTACGGAACGTGCAAAACAGGAGACCTACCGCTCGGAAACGGAGCTCAACAACATGCTGATGGAAGAGATTCAGCAGTTGCTGCAGGAGAGCGGAGTGGATCACCCGGTTGATTTTGATGCACCTCTGCCGGCAAAACCCTATGTGATTTTAATCGTGGGAGTGAATGGTGCCGGCAAGACCACCAGTGTTGCAAAGCTGGCCCACAATTATGATAAAGCAGGCAAAAAAGTCATTATAGCGGCAGCCGATACCTTTCGCGCCGCAGCGTATGAACAGCTCCAGATATGGGCGGACCGGGCAGGTGTTCCAATGATCGGTCAGGGACAGGGTTCCGATCCTGCCTCGGTGGTCTATGATGCAGTCAGCGCTGCGGTTGCGCGAAATGCTGATGTTGTACTGGTCGATACCGCAGGGCGGCTGCACAACAAAAGCCATCTCATGGAGGAGCTGGCCAAGATCATGAGGGTGGCCAAAAAGAAAATTCCTGAAGCGCCGCATGAAGTGCTGCTGGTGCTTGACGGTACAACCGGTCAGAATGCGGTGCAGCAGGCCCGGGAGTTTACAAAGTTTGTCAAGGTAACCGGACTTGTTGTTACCAAACTTGACGGGACTTCAAAAGGCGGAATAGTGCTCACCATTTCCCGTGAACTTGGTCTGCCTGTCAAATATATCGGCGTGGGTGAGAAGATTGATGATTTACAGTTGTTTGATCGTGCGGAGTTTGTCGGAGCGCTCCTGGGTCGCACCAGCCATTAG
- a CDS encoding GIY-YIG nuclease family protein: protein MSVRQFTIFGNKYRMGSYILLIRLSCSVKLAFGRFQFGRLITFTGGEYLYIGSALGKEESTGSPLARRVIRHASRSEEKKPHKIRPALLQLFSGDDFASNSNRAPSTKKLRWHIDYLLDLPEAEITHIVIMRSPLKLEDKLSELLESSNATSIVAPHLGAGDTRNSTHLLKITDHNQILDLLHHTIPEMITVRD from the coding sequence ATGTCCGTTCGCCAGTTTACCATTTTCGGCAATAAATACCGCATGGGTTCCTATATCCTCCTGATACGGCTATCCTGTTCGGTTAAGCTTGCATTCGGACGGTTTCAGTTTGGCCGCCTGATCACTTTCACCGGGGGAGAGTACCTCTACATCGGCTCAGCTTTGGGAAAAGAGGAGAGCACAGGAAGCCCGCTCGCCCGGAGAGTGATCCGCCATGCATCAAGAAGCGAAGAGAAAAAGCCCCACAAAATCCGTCCCGCCCTGTTGCAGCTCTTTTCCGGAGATGACTTTGCCAGTAACAGCAACCGTGCTCCTTCCACGAAAAAACTCCGGTGGCATATCGATTATCTCCTTGATCTACCCGAGGCGGAAATCACCCATATCGTCATCATGCGAAGCCCGCTGAAACTTGAAGACAAACTTTCGGAACTTCTTGAATCCAGCAATGCGACATCAATAGTAGCTCCTCACCTTGGTGCCGGAGATACCCGAAACAGCACGCATCTTCTAAAGATCACCGATCACAACCAGATTCTTGACCTTCTTCACCACACCATTCCGGAAATGATAACTGTCCGGGACTAA
- a CDS encoding protein-L-isoaspartate(D-aspartate) O-methyltransferase, giving the protein MNVSEKHMEQRRWEMVEALKRYGITNSRVLDAFLEVKRHLFFPEDALELAYDDGAYPIGFGQTISQPFTVAYMTTLLVDRCPSGKVLEIGTGSGYQAAILDALGYSVYTVERINELFQRAERLFSRLGLPIACRYDDGTLGWKEEAPFDGIIVTAGAPEEPAPLLRQLAENGCMVIPVGETVSQQMTVVQRVGDELRKEVFQQFVFVPLIGREGWSDDL; this is encoded by the coding sequence ATGAACGTTTCGGAAAAACATATGGAGCAGAGGCGCTGGGAGATGGTTGAGGCGCTGAAACGTTACGGGATAACAAACAGCAGGGTGCTTGATGCTTTTCTGGAGGTCAAGCGGCACCTTTTTTTTCCTGAGGATGCCCTGGAGTTGGCCTATGACGATGGAGCTTATCCCATCGGGTTCGGTCAGACCATTTCGCAGCCTTTTACGGTTGCTTATATGACAACTCTGCTCGTTGATCGATGTCCATCAGGAAAAGTGCTTGAAATTGGAACCGGATCAGGTTATCAGGCGGCAATTCTTGATGCTCTTGGTTATTCGGTTTATACGGTTGAAAGGATCAATGAGCTGTTTCAGCGTGCTGAACGGCTTTTTTCGAGGCTTGGTTTACCTATTGCATGTCGTTATGATGACGGCACTCTGGGTTGGAAGGAAGAGGCTCCGTTTGACGGGATCATAGTAACTGCAGGTGCTCCGGAAGAACCTGCGCCATTGTTGAGACAGCTGGCGGAAAACGGTTGCATGGTTATACCCGTTGGAGAGACGGTGTCACAGCAGATGACCGTTGTGCAGCGAGTTGGTGACGAACTTAGAAAAGAGGTGTTTCAGCAGTTTGTCTTTGTGCCGCTGATTGGCAGGGAGGGCTGGAGCGATGACCTGTAA
- a CDS encoding peptidylprolyl isomerase, translating into MALMSSLRDKTHIILYTLMAAFLALIVFEWGMNFTGFTTKANQAGKINGKTVSMAEYDEVYKNFTANYRRANPGAELTPEAELALREQAWNTVVDQTLLEQQFEKFSISLQDQEVVEALDSSAPPQVIRQNFSDPATGALDRKKLDSARRDPRNKELWLQIEKIVRQELKVNKLIRALQTLDHVTGREVDDIINRQFSRFSASFIPVPLSFAGADSNFPVKEEEIKKYYDDHKELFRQAPSRKADFVFFPLTPSAKDSLAVRTELESIRAEFSAPTVNDSDYVKVQSDRPTGINVAYNRSDFSPAAGATLFNPSNLKPGTIVGPLADRGEYRMIKIKQVTTSRQPVARASHILLRFNPASRAEVQKVRELSLLISQQLQAGVPFESLARKYSADPGSALNGGDIGWFSRERMVPEFAAAVFNARPGAVIGPVQTQFGLHIIKVTGFDQSAVVCSEIVRNIRPSTESVESVRRQALAFQASAKEKGFDQTAAAAKLRIDKTGEFGKHMAVAQIGYSDKVTAFAFKASEGDLSDLLETEKGFYVMRLTEKNDTGYRLLDQDMKSRITAELVREKKGAALEKKLSAMAKGAGMSIEKIAAANQGLAIVSAENIQWSDGLIPGYGVDRPLVEAMSGMVVGKLSSPVKTTDGYAIVLLTKRALPEGLDPKVEKVTVTPQLLRAKQEQLFAEFFAAVRKNAKVEDLRP; encoded by the coding sequence ATGGCTCTCATGTCCAGCTTGCGTGACAAGACTCATATTATACTCTATACGCTCATGGCGGCATTTCTTGCGCTGATTGTGTTTGAGTGGGGGATGAATTTTACCGGATTTACCACCAAGGCAAATCAGGCGGGTAAAATTAATGGAAAGACGGTTTCCATGGCAGAGTATGATGAGGTGTACAAAAATTTTACTGCAAATTATCGAAGAGCCAATCCCGGAGCGGAACTGACTCCGGAAGCCGAACTCGCGCTTCGTGAGCAGGCCTGGAATACGGTTGTAGATCAGACTCTTCTTGAACAGCAGTTTGAAAAGTTCTCCATCTCCCTGCAGGATCAGGAGGTGGTTGAAGCTCTGGATAGTTCTGCTCCGCCCCAGGTGATCCGTCAGAATTTCAGTGATCCGGCTACCGGAGCACTTGATCGAAAAAAGCTCGACAGTGCACGTCGTGATCCCCGCAACAAGGAGTTGTGGCTGCAGATAGAGAAGATTGTCCGTCAGGAGCTGAAGGTCAACAAGCTGATCAGGGCATTGCAAACTCTTGACCATGTAACCGGCAGGGAGGTTGACGATATTATAAACAGGCAGTTCTCAAGGTTTTCTGCCTCTTTTATACCTGTTCCCTTAAGCTTTGCCGGTGCTGACAGTAACTTTCCGGTAAAGGAAGAGGAGATCAAAAAGTATTATGATGATCACAAGGAGCTTTTCCGGCAGGCACCTTCAAGAAAAGCCGATTTTGTGTTTTTCCCTCTTACTCCCTCAGCAAAAGACAGTCTTGCCGTTCGAACCGAGCTTGAATCGATCAGGGCCGAGTTTTCTGCTCCAACGGTTAATGACAGCGACTATGTGAAGGTACAGAGTGACCGTCCAACAGGGATTAATGTAGCCTATAACCGGAGCGATTTTTCACCTGCAGCCGGAGCAACGCTCTTTAATCCTTCAAATCTCAAGCCGGGAACGATTGTCGGTCCTTTAGCTGATCGGGGTGAGTACCGCATGATAAAAATCAAGCAGGTTACTACCTCCCGGCAGCCAGTGGCAAGGGCCTCACATATTCTTCTGAGGTTTAATCCGGCCAGCCGTGCTGAAGTGCAGAAAGTCAGGGAGCTTTCACTGCTGATTTCACAACAGCTTCAGGCTGGTGTTCCTTTTGAGTCTCTTGCACGTAAATATTCTGCTGATCCCGGTAGTGCGCTGAATGGCGGTGATATCGGATGGTTCAGCAGGGAACGTATGGTTCCTGAATTTGCTGCAGCAGTGTTCAATGCCCGTCCCGGTGCGGTTATCGGTCCTGTTCAGACACAGTTCGGACTGCATATTATCAAGGTTACCGGTTTTGACCAGAGTGCGGTGGTCTGCTCGGAGATAGTTCGCAACATCCGCCCCTCCACGGAGAGTGTCGAGAGTGTTAGGCGTCAGGCACTTGCCTTTCAGGCCTCGGCCAAGGAGAAGGGTTTCGACCAGACTGCGGCTGCCGCGAAATTGCGTATTGACAAGACCGGAGAGTTTGGTAAACATATGGCGGTTGCGCAGATCGGATACAGTGATAAGGTAACGGCTTTTGCCTTTAAGGCATCCGAAGGAGACCTTTCAGATCTGCTTGAGACTGAAAAAGGGTTTTATGTTATGCGTCTTACGGAGAAGAATGATACCGGATACCGGCTGCTGGATCAGGATATGAAAAGCAGGATTACGGCAGAGCTGGTAAGGGAGAAGAAAGGTGCCGCTCTTGAGAAAAAGCTCTCTGCGATGGCGAAGGGAGCCGGAATGTCTATTGAAAAGATCGCTGCGGCAAATCAGGGATTGGCTATCGTGTCAGCGGAGAATATCCAGTGGAGTGACGGGCTTATTCCGGGTTATGGCGTTGACCGCCCTCTTGTTGAAGCCATGTCAGGAATGGTGGTTGGAAAACTCTCCTCTCCGGTGAAAACTACCGATGGATATGCGATTGTGCTTCTCACGAAGAGAGCGCTTCCCGAGGGGCTGGATCCCAAAGTGGAAAAAGTCACGGTAACACCACAGCTGCTTCGGGCAAAACAGGAGCAACTGTTTGCTGAATTTTTTGCTGCGGTTCGCAAAAACGCAAAAGTTGAGGATTTGCGACCCTGA